The sequence below is a genomic window from Lolium perenne isolate Kyuss_39 chromosome 4, Kyuss_2.0, whole genome shotgun sequence.
TTGAGTAAGTATTTGAAGCCGGTCAACCTGCAGAAATACGCAAATAGTACAGCACATTGATGATTAGATGTCGGAAAATCCATCAGTCTGACAGCTCTGGGTGTTCCAGAATGGGGGTAACCCTCTGATGTATGAAAATACACCCTCATCAAGTATCATCCACATGCAAACTGTCACATGTGTATCAAAATAAACCCTCAAGCATCATCCATGATGTCTATGCAATCGAAGATGCAAGCAAACAAGAACGGATGGTACTCTCTGTCAGGTCAATAGATAACCAATACCCTCCGAAACAGTCACATATGTTAAACAAAGCACGGAAGCACCACCTTATCTAATCCTGTTCTGCTAAAACTACATGTTTGTGCAGACCGGTGAAATGAAACGCGCAGTTAAAGAACAATTCTTGGTGGGAGTTTACACAATTATGTCAAACTGTATTTGTACCAAGCCAGGTAAAAGTCCTCACCAAGTAATTAATCGTATTCATTATCTGAACAAATTGTTCGACTGGACAATCAAGGCGTTGCCTTGAAAAAACACTTTCCAGGTATCTGCAAACAATCAATGAATTTAGCAAGATCAACAATGAATAAATGGAAAATTGAACAATAGCATCATGAAACAAAAAGTTCCAACATACTAAGGATAAACACTGGTAAGAAGCTTACGACCTTTCAAAATCGAGGACCTTGAGTGCGTCATTGGACTTGTACAGAGCAGCCAATGCCAACTGTAAAAATAGGAACACTATTTAATCAGGTTTGAACACGTCAAGCTTGACACATAGGATGAAGCTTTCTTAATTAGACACAAATTAACCAAGTAATTTATGAAAATGGCAGTGATGTAGCAGATTTTTTTATTTTAGACAAAAACAGATTAACTGAAGATTATCTATATTATTGATAGCTCAAGATTACCTGTCCAGGAGTATAGAGAAGAGGTGCGTCGGTCAACATCATTCTGTCAACATGAGAATTCGCAGTTTGATACAAATCCTACAATACAAGCATCTGATGCATAAGCAGGGCAGCCATACAACTTTTGCATGTTTTTTTTTTAACTTCCAAATTGCATTTTTGTTATTTGTACTATCTATCTTTCGTTCCATATAAGGAACAAGCTGAAAGAGCATTTTTTTTACATCGAGCCAAATTTCCACATTCGGACTATTTTCCATGCAATGGATGGTTGAATTATTGTTTGAGCAAGTCACATAAAAAGTTACAATATTTATTTGCCTCTTAGCCTATGTGGCTAATTAATTGGTTGTAATACTTATATGATGTATCTTACTGTTGACTAGAAACAAGTGATAAAAGTTAATGTTCAACACAAGCCAGAGTGACGTAGTAAAATTGATAGACTTTTATGTTTTCGGTATCCTTTTGTTGATGCAATCCCAAAATCAATTCTGACACCAACTAAATTTTCACAGCTAACATTCATCCGTTATCCAAACAAAGGGGATCCAGAGGTTGTAGATAAAATAATTCAATCTTTGCCTTATTCTTATATGACAGTATTTAACAAATGATCCTCAGAAGTTAATGCTACGATCTTGGTACTAGCAATTAGTAAAACCATTAGTGTACTCAATTACCTTCACCTACAAGTTTCAGGATTAACCAAACCAGACATGCCTCATTAAATCATATTATTTCTCAATGATTAGGATTACATATAATGTGTAACTTCCATTCATAGCATACTAGGATGGAAAGATTAAGTAAAATATAGAACATATTTTTGCTACACATGTCAGGTAAAGGGTAACACAGTAAACATTAGATTATTGTGCTTCAACAGTATGGCAAAAGGGTCGAAGAAATGTATGACCTTCAACCGTTGGTGTGCACCATTACCTGCCCTACAAAAATCCTTTGTAGAAAGAAAAAAAGACTAGCATTAGCCAAAGGAGCCATACAATAAGCTAAAATATGATGAATTTCTAGTGCTGAATATCATGAAATGTTCACACGGAACTTACATCCATGTCATCAATAAACCCTTCGATAGATCGATATGGAGCAAAAACGATCAGATCAAAATCTAAAGACTGGAAGAAACGAAGAAATTTAGCGTCACGTTCTGTTTGCTTGGAAACGTTACAAACTCCATATGGAAATGGCTTACTTTCAGAACAATCATTTCGTTATTTAAAATAATCTGGTGGTCCTGGTTAATTCCTTTGCCAAGTTCCTCAGCAGAAACATGATTTTCTTCCACTTTGCAAGAAGAATATACACAAGTTAACCTGTCAAATTAAAATCGATTAACCTGGTCCCTGGCAACATACTAACAGGGTAACATACTAACATTGACTAATAGGGATATAAGACACTACAAACACCCATACTTCTATCTTGAATATACACAAGTTAACCTGTGAAATTAAAATCGATTAACCTGGTTCCATTTGTTTGCATGGTTGTTTAGTTATGTTTGAGCGACAAATAATCTCAGCTGAGTATTTGATACACCAGGATCTTGTCTATTCTAAACCACAAAACTATTCATTTTACCAATGTTGCTTACATAATATGCTTTGGGTGATGCTCCATTACGGACCACTGTAGATAGAATCTCTTGAAATATATTATTGCTGTAGCCTGCAAGGCAACAACTGACTGTTAGCACATGGTCACTAAGCTAGCAAAGACACTGTATACTGGAAGAGTAGTGCTTTACCTGAATCTTGTGGGGGAACTTGAATGCTTTACACACTTCCTGAATCTTCTGCTCGTAAAATCTCCGCATCATTTGCTCCTCTTCGCAGGATAGAGGCTTCACACCCGAGCTCCCGACAACTGAATTCAAAACAGCGATTTAGCACTTCTACATCCGAATGCGACGCCATCGTACACACTTCGCACAAACTTACATTACAGTGAACATTGGCCAAGCGCAAGCGTAAGTATGAaagaacaaaactttgaactgaAAGTAGCACAAAACATTGCTTTCGATGCTCATGTGTACCAATCAAAACACATAGGTAGCAGAAACCATCAAATGGCACGTACCGTGATCGGGCGCAGGTTCGGGGTTCGATATCGACCCGTCGACAGGGTCCACCTTCAAGCGCGTCGTTCCATACTTCACAAAGAAAATTAAAGGAAAAAATGAGCAGCCATTACTCATCTAAACAGGTGAACTGAATGCAATGACGCCAGGAGAACCCAACCTGCGCGAGGGTCTCCGCGGAACGCCGGTTCACCCCCGTCCACTTATCTACCTGCAAGCATAATTACATGCATCAGCATACCATGGTCATTGTCAGTAGGCTATAGGTTAGCCGTCCCAGGGCAAAGCAACCCTGGGGCACCGAGCACAGAAATAGAAACAATGGATCTGGAAGGGTCACCAGGTTTTGAGGCTGGAAGATCCACCGCTCCCGGTGCGTGGAGGTCTGGAAATCCGACATCTTCGCACTCCCACCTCCGCCGCTCTCGCGAGCTGAATCGAAACAAGCAGTCCCTGCACGAATTCGCACCAGCACACACTGCTGCACAATTGCTCTTGGCTGGACTGGTCGCCTTGCCTTCCTACAAGAAGCGGTCCGCGAAGGCCAAACATGAAACCGCCAGGCATGATGATGTTGAGTAAAGGCAGTCTTAGTTGCTGCTGGGCGTACTCCGACCTGGCTAGACGCCAATCCAGGCCGGGAGCATGCCGGGCCGTGTAGGTCCGTTGAGATTACCACTAGAGGAGGTGAGCAATTAGGGAAGGGCAACACAATCCCCTAAAAAATATATAGGGTACTACAagtctacaacaacaatcactcCAGTGTGTTATGGCCGATGACCATCACTCTGTAGCGGCAAACCCCATGATTCTGTACACTTAACGGAGATATTACCAAATTACGACTGTAAAAACGGAAGATCGGAAGCATGCCCACAGCAGGAGCGGATCTGGAAGGCGTGCCAAAACTCGTAGAGAGGTTGCTTTGGGTTGAACTAACTAACCGTCCCTCGATGACCATAAAAATACCTCGAAAATGGATGTCCGGGACTGCGGGCGGAGCGGAGATAGCTGGGGCGCGATGAGGTGGAACGGCGAGCGCGCGTGGGAGGCGGGAGGGTTGGTTGGGGAGCGGGGTGGGCGTCGGCGATGAGGCAGAGCTAGGGCACGGCGGCAGCAGTGGTGGACTTGGGAGAGAGATTCTAGCGCCGCATCAGACCGGATTGGGGCTTGGGCAGTAGGTCCGGGGGAGAAGAGTAAAGGCGCTGCGCCGGATGGTGGCGGAGAGGAAAAGTCGCTACGGAGAGAGGGATTCTGAGCAGGCAGAAAATATCAGATGGATTTTGACTTGAGACGCTGATTGGAGATTTGATTTTGTACTTACAGTAATGATTTAATATATTACTAGGATTTTTATTCAGAAACAAGTCGATAAGTTTCTGCAAACGTGCACATCTGGTTGAGATACCAAGGCAAAAAAAAAGGTTTCCGTCTTTTCCAGAACAGTGATTCTCAACCAATACTGTCAAAACAGTGTGATGCTCAACAAAGAAAAGTAAGGCGTGGAGGTAGATTATCTCAATTGTCAGCTCACTGACCCTTTGGGTTATCAAGGCCGACCCAAACAACGACTGAATCGGCTGCTGTTCCGTCCGTGGGAACACGCGTTTGCCACAAGCAGTCGGATGTACAGCTTGCTGAGAGCATTTCCTGCAGTATTTCTTGGTGTACATATACGATTCATAAGCTTTGAGCTGAGTATATATACATCGGCATTTAACCTTTGAGCTGTAGGTGAGTCCGATGGACAGCTTGCTCAGAACATTTCGTGCATCCGTGCAGTACTTAGTGTAAATATACGGTTCCTAAGCTTTTGTTCATACAAATAGAATTGTCTAAAGATACTACTAACAAAGAAGCAAAACTGCTAGCTAATATAACATAAATATAAGCAATCTTACTATATTTATCTGATGAGTATACACAGTACATGTTTCTGATCAGAAAGTGGGACGTTTCTATTTATCTGGATCACATTATCTAGTTCAGTGTACAATCAGTGGATGAAAATAGAGAATCTGTGGATGATAATTACAAAAGTTGAGTGTACAATCAGTTCTGAAGACTGTCTTTTTACCTCTCTTTTTTGTACTCTGTTTCTTTCTACAGTTGTCTAAACCAAAAACATGATAGTCTCACATCAGAATAAGCCAGCATAATATTAATCAATCATAATAATCATGATATACCAGCATAATATTAATCAATCATAACAATCATTTTTGTAGTACCTAATATACAGCAGCACTATGTCTAGCCTAAAACTGAAAATTGTACCGAGGTTAAGCTAGTTCAGTTACTCCAGATATCTGAAAATTATGGTTTAAATAGATTCGCAGACATATTATGTATAACATGCCAAACAAACATAGCGGTCAATGCAAATGAATTGAATGAAATATAGTAATAGATGTTTTCTGTTGCTcaacaaataaaataaaatgctTACTGAACAGACATAAACCTTGATTCCGCTCTACCTATAAACCTTCATCATGTGTCCACTGTGAAACATCCTAAACACTTGGTCATACAATTGAACACTCTAGTATTTAGAACCTGACGGTGAATCAGACTATAGCACACGGCAGGCAGGCGCTGTAAACTAAGAGGTTAAATTGCGCTACACAACCTTGAGAGGCTCCGTTCGAACAACTAGTATGTCTGCCCCCGCCCACGGTGAATTCGCACAGCCGAGACTACAAGGAGCGGGGATTCTAGGAAACGAACATTTCAAGCCAGCACCTGATCGAACATCCTTATTTGCGCTACACATCTTTTGGCTAGCTAACCAAGAAACATATGGTCGATTAGAGAGGATTGGAGCACTAACCGTGGAGAATCGGAGGAAGATGGCGAGCTGGGAGCAGAACGAGTTGGAGCAGTCAGAGGGCAACCGAGACAATGACGGCGTTGGGTCGACTGGAACGGCAGGAGCGGCACAGCAAGCACGAGGCAGTGCCACCGGCAGCAGAGATGGGCGGCGACCGGGACGGCAGCGACCAGGACGGCGACGACCCGTACGGAAGGCAGCCGGAGAGACGCAGGAGGCAGCGCCGCCGCCGGCAGCAGAGATGGGCGGGGGCGGGGGCGGAGACGGGGGCTGCGACGGGTGGGTCGATCAAAGCCGGCTCTGTTGCCCCAAAAACATATCAAGGCCGACCCAATGGCCTTGAACTTTTGGGCCGGGTCAGTGACCCGGCGGGTCGACGCGGCCCAGTCCCATCTTGATATATGTTTTGTTGGTTTGCTGAACAAAATCTCCTCCCTTGTGGTGACTATGATCCGGCTTGCATTCTCCATTTTAGGTAACCTCCGTGTTATGAGGTCCCATTCAACATTACATGATACATCATCGAGAACCTCTTTGTATCTAAATGCCTGGCCAACTCCTCTCCAAGATTCATCAAAAGTAATGCTCTCTTTGTGCTACCCAACAAACCCGCCACATCCTTCTCAGCAGGCTCTGCATCTAGCTGCATAACTATGCTCCCTAGGAGCATCTCAAGCATGAACGGACGCATGACCGTGACGCAGGCACGCTTTTCAAATGTTCCACTGAGCTCTTGGCTTAATTTGGTAGATATCTTTGATCACAGTGGTTTTTCCAAGACCACCCATACCCCACACCGAGATGACCTGAAATGTTGGGCTAGCTTGATTTAACATTAGTTTGATGATGTCCGATTTTATGTTATCTCGCCCAACGAGATGAGATTCCTCAAGAGCAGCCTCCATTGTTCTGATGCCCGGCATGGAAAATTCAGCTTCACGTTTGGGCTTTCATAGGCAGCCCGGATGGCGGATGTCTGCCCGACGCCACCACCTGCTCCCCACACCGAGATCACTCTGAGATCATCGCCACTCGTGTTGATCAGTTGGACAAGATCCACGCTTGCCCTGTCCTGCTTCCTCGTCGTGctcctctcttcattgatgccaAACATGGGAGTGAatagcataaaaccaccacatTGGTGGCCAAATTTACCAAAGACCACCACTTTTGGTTTGCGGGACAAAAAACCACCACATTTGAGTTGGTTTTTTGCCGAACACCCAAATGACGAGTTTGCAACAAATTGACACTGAATCTGACCATCTGACCCGACCCACTGTGCTGACGTGTCTAAAGTTTGACGGAAGGAGAAAACGGCCATCGCCGGTCGGACGTGGGCCCCTCCACGCGCGGATGTGTAAAAGAAACGTTACGACCTCTCCCTCCCGTCACTCTCCCTCAGTATCCTCTCCAGTCACTctgctcccgccgccgccgccgcaattcttgccgccgccgccgcatttTTTGCCCGCCGGCCGTCAATGCCCAATTGGAACGATGGCGAGTCGTCGAGCACGGCTCTTTCCTGGCCAGGG
It includes:
- the LOC127297494 gene encoding cyclin-H1-1 isoform X1, which encodes MENASRIIVTTREEILFSKPTKHISRWDWAASTRRVTDPAQKFKAIGSALICFWGNRAGFDRPTRRSPRLRPRPRPSLLPAAALPPASLRLPSVRVVAVLVAAVPVAAHLCCRWHCLVLAVPLLPFQSTQRRHCLGCPLTAPTRSAPSSPSSSDSPRKARRPVQPRAIVQQCVLVRIRAGTACFDSARESGGGGSAKMSDFQTSTHRERWIFQPQNLVDKWTGVNRRSAETLAQYGTTRLKVDPVDGSISNPEPAPDHVVGSSGVKPLSCEEEQMMRRFYEQKIQEVCKAFKFPHKIQATAIIYFKRFYLQWSVMEHHPKHIMLTCVYSSCKVEENHVSAEELGKGINQDHQIILNNEMIVLKSLDFDLIVFAPYRSIEGFIDDMDDFCRAGNGAHQRLKDLYQTANSHVDRMMLTDAPLLYTPGQLALAALYKSNDALKVLDFERYLESVFSRQRLDCPVEQFVQIMNTINYLVDRLQILTQEDMKHADRKLRHCLDEHKKKEKKPKHKSKRTAGDARQ
- the LOC127297494 gene encoding cyclin-H1-1 isoform X2, with translation MSDFQTSTHRERWIFQPQNLVDKWTGVNRRSAETLAQYGTTRLKVDPVDGSISNPEPAPDHVVGSSGVKPLSCEEEQMMRRFYEQKIQEVCKAFKFPHKIQATAIIYFKRFYLQWSVMEHHPKHIMLTCVYSSCKVEENHVSAEELGKGINQDHQIILNNEMIVLKSLDFDLIVFAPYRSIEGFIDDMDDFCRAGNGAHQRLKDLYQTANSHVDRMMLTDAPLLYTPGQLALAALYKSNDALKVLDFERYLESVFSRQRLDCPVEQFVQIMNTINYLVDRLQILTQEDMKHADRKLRHCLDEHKKKEKKPKHKSKRTAGDARQ